A part of Pectinatus sottacetonis genomic DNA contains:
- the serS gene encoding serine--tRNA ligase, translating into MLDIKFVRDNTEKVLEMLKNRHNPMNLDNFKELEKERRQIIGETESLKSRRNSVSKQISEMKKREENTDEIVKQMRTVSEKISQLDKQLTEVQAQLKDILLHIPNMLNPAVPVGNDDSDNPEVRRWGQPRKFEFEPKPHWDIGAALDILDSERAAKVAQSRFTFYKGLGARLERAVINFMMDTHSDQHGYKEMLAPYIVNKDSMIGTGQLPKFAEDMFKIQDVDLYLVPTAEVPATNYHRDEILNGDNLPEKYCVYTACFREEAGSAGRDTRGLIRQHQFNKVELIKFVKPEDSYDELEKMVKDASHILELLEIPYHVVTLCSGDIGFTAAKTYDIEVWLPSCNMYREISSCSNVEDYQARRANIRFRRDNKAKPEYVHTLNGSGLAVGRTVAAILENYQQSDGSVLVPKVLRKYMGVDVIK; encoded by the coding sequence ATGCTTGATATTAAATTTGTTAGGGATAATACTGAAAAGGTTCTGGAAATGTTGAAAAACCGCCACAATCCAATGAACCTTGACAATTTTAAAGAATTGGAAAAAGAACGACGGCAGATAATTGGCGAAACTGAAAGTTTAAAAAGCCGTCGTAACAGTGTTTCCAAACAGATAAGTGAAATGAAAAAACGAGAAGAAAATACTGATGAAATTGTAAAACAGATGCGTACTGTCAGTGAAAAAATAAGTCAGCTGGATAAGCAGTTAACTGAGGTACAGGCGCAGTTGAAGGATATACTGCTTCATATCCCTAATATGTTGAATCCAGCGGTACCTGTTGGCAATGATGATAGTGATAACCCTGAAGTTCGTCGCTGGGGACAGCCGCGCAAATTTGAGTTTGAGCCAAAACCCCATTGGGATATAGGTGCGGCACTTGATATTCTTGATTCTGAACGTGCAGCAAAGGTAGCTCAGTCAAGATTTACATTTTACAAAGGGCTGGGAGCAAGACTAGAACGTGCGGTGATTAACTTTATGATGGACACTCATTCAGATCAGCATGGTTATAAAGAAATGCTGGCACCATATATTGTTAATAAAGATAGTATGATTGGAACTGGTCAACTGCCTAAATTTGCTGAAGATATGTTTAAAATACAAGATGTTGACCTTTATCTTGTTCCTACGGCAGAAGTTCCGGCTACCAATTATCATCGGGATGAAATTCTGAATGGTGATAATTTACCAGAAAAATATTGTGTGTATACGGCTTGTTTTAGAGAAGAAGCAGGGTCGGCTGGACGTGATACAAGGGGGCTTATTAGACAGCATCAGTTTAATAAAGTGGAATTGATAAAGTTTGTTAAACCAGAAGATTCATATGATGAACTGGAAAAAATGGTAAAAGATGCATCACATATTTTGGAATTACTGGAAATCCCTTATCATGTAGTAACTTTATGCAGTGGAGATATTGGATTTACAGCGGCTAAAACATATGATATTGAAGTATGGCTGCCGAGCTGTAATATGTATAGGGAAATTTCTTCTTGCTCAAATGTAGAAGATTATCAGGCTCGCCGTGCTAATATTCGTTTCCGTCGTGATAATAAGGCAAAGCCTGAATATGTCCATACATTAAATGGTTCAGGGCTTGCAGTAGGCAGAACAGTGGCAGCTATCCTGGAAAATTATCAGCAGTCTGATGGTAGTGTGTTAGTGCCAAAAGTACTTCGCAAATACATGGGCGTTGATGTCATAAAATAA
- the tnpA gene encoding IS200/IS605 family transposase → MKVTYGRGYAFSLQYHIVWCVKYRRKVLTQEIETSLMEIIDKIAKDNNFQILEANTDEDHIHLLVNCTPQHYIPNIIKALKGVSARLLMKKHGNFLKPKLWGEHLWNPSYFIATVSENTEKQVREYILKQKEK, encoded by the coding sequence ATGAAAGTAACATATGGTAGAGGATATGCTTTTTCGTTACAATATCATATTGTTTGGTGTGTGAAATACCGTAGAAAAGTATTAACGCAAGAAATAGAAACAAGTCTTATGGAAATTATAGATAAGATAGCAAAAGACAACAATTTCCAAATTCTTGAAGCAAACACAGATGAAGATCATATCCATTTGCTTGTTAACTGTACTCCTCAACATTATATTCCCAATATCATAAAAGCTCTGAAAGGTGTTTCTGCAAGGCTTTTAATGAAAAAACATGGGAATTTTTTAAAACCAAAATTGTGGGGTGAACATCTCTGGAATCCAAGTTATTTTATAGCTACAGTTTCAGAGAATACAGAAAAGCAAGTTCGAGAATACATTTTAAAGCAAAAAGAAAAGTGA